Proteins encoded by one window of Geobacter sp. DSM 9736:
- a CDS encoding radical SAM protein, whose amino-acid sequence MRVVLAYKANREGKDDPYTSLAPLGLGYLQGVLISAGHHAVVANFSRSGWPAIRSFLRESAPDVVAISQFTHNRFESLRLADEVKRQNPKSFVVMGGPHATSRYRDILASTSNVDAIVLGEGEDTLREVVDALSKSSSPSMHDIRGLAFLEGRSVAVTPRRPPLTDMDLLPVPAISLVQSWGLDLRRQLEFITTSRGCPAACRFCSSPNFWSRQVRFRSPKTIVEEIRYIRDRFGLIYFSFRDDTFTADRKRVLELCRLLLEEQIYILWNCQSRVNHLDEELLLAMKRAGCECVQLGVESGSHRLLEALGKRIAPEQVRQAASAIRRVGINLSIYLITGIPGETREDVLATSKLIEEIRPQDGQISPLVYYPGTAMFAEAVAAGTVPGDLFEKNSAAAFPVLPAEATAPRMRTLLQALESVSSASCFKAREFRQQKRFVGYSHVTNLLAGEAYEGEGREDLAEREYLEIVRQQPANPWGWLALGDLCGGSGRVAEAREAYTEVIRLVPAHAPAYRALGDLIWLSGDRSDAKQYYRQVLQLDPLDEEARQKLENGRKAKK is encoded by the coding sequence ATGCGGGTTGTTCTTGCCTATAAAGCGAACCGTGAAGGTAAAGACGACCCGTATACGTCTTTGGCGCCGCTTGGTCTAGGTTATCTTCAGGGTGTCCTCATAAGTGCCGGTCACCATGCTGTCGTCGCCAATTTTTCACGTTCAGGTTGGCCCGCCATCCGTTCCTTTCTGCGGGAATCGGCTCCCGATGTCGTTGCGATCTCCCAGTTTACTCACAATCGCTTCGAGTCGTTGCGTCTAGCTGATGAAGTAAAGCGACAGAATCCGAAATCATTCGTTGTCATGGGAGGTCCTCATGCGACATCACGTTATCGGGATATTCTTGCTTCTACCAGCAATGTAGACGCCATTGTTCTGGGCGAAGGCGAGGATACCCTCAGGGAAGTAGTCGACGCTCTTTCGAAGTCGTCATCCCCTTCCATGCACGACATACGGGGCTTGGCCTTCCTGGAAGGCAGGTCGGTAGCCGTTACTCCGCGTCGGCCTCCGCTCACGGATATGGATCTCCTTCCGGTACCGGCAATTTCTCTGGTTCAGTCCTGGGGTCTCGATTTGCGCCGTCAACTCGAGTTCATCACGACTTCGCGCGGGTGTCCGGCAGCGTGCCGCTTTTGTTCCTCCCCCAATTTTTGGTCTCGGCAGGTGCGGTTCCGTTCTCCAAAGACCATCGTCGAGGAAATACGATATATAAGGGACCGATTCGGGCTCATCTATTTTTCCTTCCGTGACGATACCTTTACGGCCGATCGGAAGAGGGTGCTGGAACTCTGCCGGTTGTTGCTGGAGGAACAGATCTATATCCTCTGGAACTGCCAGTCCCGTGTGAACCATCTTGATGAAGAGCTGCTGCTGGCGATGAAAAGGGCCGGTTGCGAATGCGTTCAGCTAGGCGTGGAGTCCGGTTCCCATCGACTGCTTGAGGCGCTGGGCAAGCGGATCGCCCCGGAACAGGTCAGGCAAGCGGCATCGGCGATCCGACGTGTCGGGATCAATCTCTCCATTTACCTCATCACCGGTATTCCCGGTGAAACGAGGGAGGACGTGTTGGCGACATCGAAACTTATTGAGGAAATACGGCCTCAGGATGGCCAGATTTCTCCCCTTGTTTACTATCCGGGTACCGCCATGTTCGCCGAAGCCGTAGCGGCTGGTACCGTGCCTGGTGATCTGTTTGAGAAAAACAGTGCAGCAGCGTTTCCGGTTCTGCCAGCTGAGGCGACGGCACCTCGCATGCGCACCCTGCTGCAAGCTCTGGAGAGCGTTTCTTCTGCCAGCTGCTTTAAGGCTCGGGAGTTTCGGCAGCAGAAACGGTTCGTTGGGTACAGTCATGTGACTAACCTGCTCGCTGGAGAGGCGTACGAAGGGGAGGGGAGGGAAGATCTTGCCGAGCGGGAGTATCTTGAGATCGTCCGGCAGCAGCCGGCGAATCCTTGGGGATGGCTGGCGCTGGGAGATCTGTGTGGTGGGTCGGGCCGGGTAGCGGAGGCTCGCGAGGCATACACGGAGGTCATCCGTCTGGTGCCGGCCCATGCTCCGGCATACCGCGCGCTGGGTGACTTGATCTGGCTCTCGGGAGACAGGAGCGACGCGAAACAATATTACCGGCAGGTACTTCAGCTGGATCCGCTCGACGAAGAGGCCCGGCAGAAGCTGGAAAACGGGCGAAAGGCAAAAAAATAG
- a CDS encoding (deoxy)nucleoside triphosphate pyrophosphohydrolase translates to MATGIDSGYPLLVTAAVIEHEGKVLLTRRRPDAPYPLLWELPGGKLEPHEDPAECIVRELREELGIDVVVEGIFDVVYHRYPERTVLILAYRCRWTGGNIVELEVAGHCWVAPEKLLTFPLLSADIPLVERLAREYSDAGCSCL, encoded by the coding sequence TCGGGATATCCTTTACTAGTGACGGCAGCCGTCATTGAGCATGAGGGAAAGGTGCTGCTGACGAGACGCCGGCCGGATGCACCATACCCGCTCCTGTGGGAGTTGCCGGGTGGAAAGCTTGAGCCACATGAGGATCCTGCCGAGTGCATAGTGCGGGAACTGAGGGAAGAACTGGGTATCGACGTTGTGGTAGAGGGCATCTTTGATGTTGTGTACCACCGGTATCCTGAGCGGACCGTGCTCATTCTTGCTTATCGCTGCCGCTGGACTGGTGGTAATATAGTAGAGTTGGAAGTTGCCGGCCACTGCTGGGTTGCGCCGGAAAAACTGCTTACATTTCCCCTTCTCTCGGCCGATATCCCACTGGTCGAAAGGCTTGCACGTGAGTATTCGGATGCGGGTTGTTCTTGCCTATAA